The sequence CACCGTGCGCATTGGCATCGCGGTAACCGACGCCGATCAAAAGTTTTCCAGCCCGCTCGAAAACTACACCCTCCGAGGCGAAGCGGCTGATGGCAAGTTTTTCAGAAATCTTGCGACGAACGAACGAATCGTCACCTTTGTCGTCGGCCTCCCGATCCATCTCGACGGGCATGAAAGCCAAAAGTCCATCGAAGCTCGCAAGTTTGGCGATTGGCTACAGCAGATAACCAACGTCCCGGTTGTGTTCTTCGATGAGCGATTCACATCGGCCGAGGCAGAGCAATTGCTCGTTGGCGCCGA comes from Pirellulales bacterium and encodes:
- the ruvX gene encoding Holliday junction resolvase RuvX — its product is MTSEPHNSVPPGRLAGIDFGTVRIGIAVTDADQKFSSPLENYTLRGEAADGKFFRNLATNERIVTFVVGLPIHLDGHESQKSIEARKFGDWLQQITNVPVVFFDERFTSAEAEQLLVGAEFTKKQRTARLDKLAAQILLASYLEAGKPASFKPQSLS